In the Oreochromis aureus strain Israel breed Guangdong linkage group 14, ZZ_aureus, whole genome shotgun sequence genome, one interval contains:
- the mmp20b gene encoding matrix metalloproteinase-20, with the protein MKRSGPSFTSKVKDMQIFFGLNVTGRLDSDTLEVMRSPRCGVPDVEEYSNTRGTRWNKNVITYSIGRYTRDLPRSTVDSLIESAFSVWARASSLTFVRSNARSADIMVEFASYAHGDLFPFDGPGRTLAHAFGPGSGIGGDTHFDDAERWTAGETGFNLFVVAAHEFGHALGLKHSRNRESLMYPNYKPFRSANLLSSEDVAKIKALYSPVRGHLNNILTNFQRNNWLSSALFPQLMQDKCAADLTFDAVSILGDSTFFFRERYLWIKHNQQDDIKEGPISNFMPKIETSIDAAFWVPRRSTAYLIHDSMFWTVKGSLVKGKPRALSHFGFPVWVQDVDAAVHIAKTGRTLFFMHDIYWSYNENRKVMDFGYPRYISEGFPGLNSTINAALHKDGFIYFFVGPQVYKYDYMQKLVVGVEKANSWLGC; encoded by the exons ATGAAACGAAGCGGCCCCTCTTTTACCTCCAAGGTGAAAGACATGCAGATTTTCTTTGGGCTGAATGTGACGGGAAGGCTGGACTCGGATACCCTGGAGGTGATGAGGAGTCCTCGATGTGGTGTTCCAGACGTGGAGGAGTATAGCAACACCCGGGGGACGCGCTGGAATAAGAATGTCATCACCTACAG CATTGGCAGGTACACCAGAGATTTGCCTCGCAGCACTGTGGACTCTTTGATTGAGTCAGCTTTCAGCGTCTGGGCCAGAGCCAGCAGTCTGACGTTTGTCAGGTCAAACGCTCGCAGTGCTGACATCATGGTGGAGTTTGCGAGCTATG CGCACGGTGACTTGTTTCCATTTGACGGGCCTGGAAGGACACTGGCTCATGCTTTCGGTCCGGGGTCAGGGATCGGAGGGGACACGCACTTTGATGACGCTGAGCGCTGGACAGCAGGAGAAACAG GTTTTAATCTGTTTGTAGTGGCAGCTCATGAGTTTGGTCATGCTTTGGGCCTGAAGCATTCCAGAAACCGAGAGTCACTGATGTATCCAAACTACAAACCCTTCCGCTCAGCAAACCTGTTATCCAGTGAAGATGTAGCCAAGatcaaagcactttaca GTCCTGTCAGAGGTCATCTAAATAATATTCTGACAAACTTTCAACGTAACAACTGGTTGTCTAGTGCACTATTCCCTCAACTCATGCAGGACAAATGTGCAGCAGACCTGACCTTTGATGCAGTTTCCATCCTCGGGGATTCCACCTTCTTCTTTAGAGAAAG GTATCTCTGGATTAAGCATAATCAGCAGGATGACATCAAGGAAGGTCCCATCTCAAACTTTATGCCCAAGATTGAAACCAGCATTGATGCTGCCTTCTGGGTACCTCGCAGATCCACTGCTTACCTTATTCATG ACTCCATGTTCTGGACAGTGAAAGGCTCTCTTGTGAAGGGAAAGCCCAGAGCACTAAGTCACTTTGGGTTTCCAGTCTGGGTTCAGGATGTAGATGCAGCAGTGCACATCGCCAAAACAGGACGCACTCTCTTCTTTATGCATGATATTTACTGGAG TTACAACGAAAACCGAAAGGTTATGGATTTTGGTTACCCAAGGTACATCAGCGAGGGCTTTCCTGGACTCAACAGCACAATAAATGCAGCTCTTCATAAAGATG GCTTCATCTACTTCTTTGTGGGACCACAAGTCTACAAATACGACTACATGCAGAAACTTGTTGTAGGAGTTGAGAAAGCAAATTCCTGGCTTGGTTGTTGA
- the mmp20a gene encoding matrilysin isoform X1, whose product MDFLWIPVLGSLMLVEISWTLPIDKDQQRLENVELAEDYLKRFYSLNLGDHRPPIRSVRSASTMEAKIREMQNFFGLKETGNMDTHTLNVMKEARCGVPDVDNFGFYPNRPKWKNHIITYTIARYTPDMKKEDVEKSVRSALKMWSDATPLKFIKINHRKADIVFSFSRRTHGDFFPFDGPGGVLAHAFMPGMGMGGDVHFDEDETWTAGTQGLSVKTRMQFESPKMTLGYNLLSVAAHELGHSLGLTHSRDPSAIMYPNYRHQRNAKYSLSNDDVMGIQTLYGRPSKKMETQVASKKCDPTFPQHFDAVTLIENEICFFKNRHMWMRTTRTTYWNRLTQGHITTYLPSISSQIDAAYDIPAKGVAYIFTGHKYWVVEQLKMKSRAGSIYEYGFSSRVRRVDAAVHVSEYGKTMFFVGEFYYRYDEHNRRMDPGFPRLIRNDWSGIPRRVDAAFKLQGSIFLLSGTKSYQYDFRQKQVVNVIPGKSWLGC is encoded by the exons atggaTTTCTTGTGGATACCCGTTTTGGGCTCTCTGATGTTGGTGGAAATCTCGTGGACTCTACCCATTGACAAAGATCAGCAGAGGCTTGAGAATGTGGAGCTGGCTGAG GATTACCTCAAGAGGTTTTACAGTCTGAATCTGGGAGACCACAGACCTCCAATAAGAAGTGTGAGGTCTGCATCCACTATGGAGGCGAAGATCCGAGAAATGCAAAACTTCTTTGGTCTgaaggaaacaggaaatatggatACTCACACCCTGAATGTGATGAAGGAAGCAAGGTGTGGAGTTCCAGATGTGGACAACTTCGGCTTTTACCCTAATAGGCCTAAATGGAAGAACCACATCATCACATACAC GATTGCCAGATACACTCCAGACATGAAGAAAGAGGATGTGGAAAAGTCTGTTCGTTCAGCCTTGAAGATGTGGAGCGATGCAACCCCGCTGAAGTTCATCAAAATCAACCATCGAAAAGCTGATattgtcttctctttttctcgCAGAA CTCATGGAGATTTCTTTCCCTTCGATGGACCTGGGGGCGTGTTGGCTCATGCCTTCATGCCAGGAATGGGGATGGGTGGAGATGTGCACTTTGATGAGGATGAAACATGGACGGCAGGGACTCAAGGTTTGTCAGTCAAAACACGAATGCAGTTTGAAAGCCCAAAGATGACACTAG GTTACAACCTGTTGAGTGTTGCAGCTCATGAACTTGGCCACTCACTTGGTTTGACTCACTCGAGAGACCCCTCTGCTATCATGTACCCCAATTACAGACATCAGCGCAATGCCAAGTACTCTCTCTCTAACGATGATGTGATGGGGATCCAAACTCTGTATG GTAGGCCCAGCAAAAAGATGGAAACCCAGGTGGCTTCAAAAAAATGTGACCCAACGTTTCCCCAACATTTTGATGCAGTAACACTGATTGAAAATGAgatttgtttctttaaaaacag ACACATGTGGATGAGAACAACAAGGACAACTTATTGGAATCGTTTAACACAAGGCCACATAACCACTTATTTACCGAGCATCAGTTCTCAGATTGATGCCGCTTATGACATCCCAGCCAAAGGCGTGGCGTACATATTCACCG GTCATAAGTACTGGGTGGTTGAACAGCTTAAGATGAAAAGTCGCGCTGGCTCCATTTACGAGTACGGCTTCTCTTCCAGAGTCAGGCGGGTTGATGCTGCTGTGCATGTCAGCGAATACGGGAAAACAATGTTCTTCGTAGGAGAGTTTTATTACAG GTATGATGAGCACAATAGGAGAATGGACCCTGGCTTCCCCAGACTCATCCGGAACGATTGGTCTGGAATCCCCAGAAGAGTTGATGCTGCATTTAAGttacaag gTAGCATCTTTCTCCTCTCTGGAACAAAATCCTACCAGTATGACTTCAGACAAAAGCAAGTGGTGAATGTAATTCCAGGAAAGTCTTGGCTGGGATGCTGA
- the tbrg1 gene encoding transforming growth factor beta regulator 1, whose protein sequence is MESLNTFESEMEADGQGNYSLFPALDSIATLSGTTETLESEPPSEIAEKPNLTWLDAAQIVLEEAGRPMHIKEIKQRIIDRGLVQSNAKSSLEAVMYRETQKGSRRFKRIENRNGVFALLTDEERQQALQAFTAQSFLSSPQQNTISGSGSGVSAPTFPSPTTSSEHKAKGKRGPRKNQNEKYRLKYLRLRKAARAMIFENAALCDEVAHIEEKFLRAKEERRFLLKSLLQYQSLSEGELLPTPGSSSHPPLPPVGLSSGPSGASGLSTTHSVSSTVPTGEEGALKKPKKERKERGRENGKEELPKKMSKKRKLADGSRKVVQPIPLDSSGRPVFPIVLGGLTVYSLGEIITDRMLFHDECAIYPVGFCSTRIFASMKNPEQQCLYTCQIKDGGTGPQFEIVPEEDPQNAIVASSALTCHANLLKAIASVSSKSVASIVPSGADFFGFSHPTIQNLIQSCPGARKCSNYRWIRFEVSRPGDGQVPHSLSEDDASINFEAFQRHHGFENIKTEHITGQTPQSPSSSHQHHLTSPTMKASTSYFSS, encoded by the exons ATGGAATCCCTCAACACGTTTGAATCTGAGATGGAGGCTGATGGACAGGGGAACTACTCTCTGTTTCCTGCTCTGGACAGCATTGCAACTCTGTCTGGCACCACTGAAACTCTGGAGAG TGAACCACCCAGTGAAATAGCAGAGAAACCGAACCTGACGTGGCTCGATGCTGCGCAG ATTGTTCTGGAGGAAGCGGGACGTCCCATGCACATAAAGGAAATTAAACAGAGAATCATCGACAGGGGACTTGTTCAATCCAA TGCAAAATCAAGCTTGGAAGCTGTCATGTACCGCGAG ACACAAAAAGGCAGCAGGAGATTCAAGAGGATTGAAAACAGAAACGGAGTCTTTGCTCTGCTG ACTGATGAGGAGCGGCAACAGGCCCTGCAGGCTTTCACTGCCCAGTCTTTCCTCAGCTCGCCTCAGCAGAATACCATTTCTGGTTCTGGGTCAGGAGTCTCAGCACCCACCTTCCCATCTCCCACTACCTCCTCTGAGCATAAGGCCAAGGGGAAGAGGGGTCCACGAAAGAACCAGAACGAAAAGTATAGGCTCAAGTACCTCCGGCTGCGCAAAGCTGCTCGTGCCATGATATTT GAGAATGCAGCTCTCTGCGATGAAGTTGCTCACATAGAAGAAAAGTTTCTGAGAGCAAAGGAGGAGCGGAG gttcTTACTAAAATCCTTGTTGCAATACCAGTCTCTGTCAGAGGGGGAGCTACTGCCCACACCCGGCTCAAGCTCTCATCCACCTTTGCCACCAGTGGGATTGTCCTCAGGTCCTTCCGGGGCTTCAGGTCTGTCCACTACTCACAGTGTGTCATCAACAGTGCCAACAGGCGAAGAAGGAGCacttaaaaaacccaaaaaggaaaggaaggagCGGGGCAGGGAGAATGGAAAGGAGGAAC TTCCAAAGAAGATGTCCAAGAAGCGAAAACTCGCAGACGGCTCACGGAAGGTGGTGCAACCCATCCCTCTCGACTCTTCCGGCCGTCCCGTCTTTCCCATAGTACTGGGAGGTTTGACAGTCTACAGTCTGGGCGAG ATCATCACAGACAGAATGCTGTTTCATGACGAGTGTGCCATCTACCCAGTGGGCTTCTGCAGCACACGCATCTTTGCCAGCATGAAAAACCCAGAGCAGCAGTGCCTCTACACCTGCCAAATCAAGGACGGGGGAACAGGCCCACAG TTTGAGATCGTGCCTGAAGAGGACCCTCAGAATGCGATCGTGGCCTCCTCCGCCCTGACGTGCCATGCCAATCTACTGAAGGCCATCGCGTCTGTGAG TTCCAAGTCCGTGGCGTCGATTGTTCCATCAGGAGCAGACTTCTTTGGATTCTCTCATCCCACCATACAGAATCTCATCCAGAGTTGTCCTGGAGCTCGCAAGTGTAGCAA CTACAGATGGATTCGTTTTGAGGTGTCTCGCCCTGGCGATGGCCAGGTCCCTCACAGTCTATCAGAGGATGACGCCTCAATCAACTTTGAGGCATTCCAGAGGCACCACGGCTTTGAGAACATCAAGACAGAGCATATCACAG GACAGACACCACAGTCTCCTAGTTCATCTCATCAGCATCACCTGACCTCCCCCACCATGAAGGCTTCGACCTCATATTTCAGCTCCTGA
- the mmp20a gene encoding matrilysin isoform X2, with protein MDFLWIPVLGSLMLVEISWTLPIDKDQQRLENVELAEDYLKRFYSLNLGDHRPPIRSVRSASTMEAKIREMQNFFGLKETGNMDTHTLNVMKEARCGVPDVDNFGFYPNRPKWKNHIITYTIARYTPDMKKEDVEKSVRSALKMWSDATPLKFIKINHRKADIVFSFSRRTHGDFFPFDGPGGVLAHAFMPGMGMGGDVHFDEDETWTAGTQGYNLLSVAAHELGHSLGLTHSRDPSAIMYPNYRHQRNAKYSLSNDDVMGIQTLYGRPSKKMETQVASKKCDPTFPQHFDAVTLIENEICFFKNRHMWMRTTRTTYWNRLTQGHITTYLPSISSQIDAAYDIPAKGVAYIFTGHKYWVVEQLKMKSRAGSIYEYGFSSRVRRVDAAVHVSEYGKTMFFVGEFYYRYDEHNRRMDPGFPRLIRNDWSGIPRRVDAAFKLQGSIFLLSGTKSYQYDFRQKQVVNVIPGKSWLGC; from the exons atggaTTTCTTGTGGATACCCGTTTTGGGCTCTCTGATGTTGGTGGAAATCTCGTGGACTCTACCCATTGACAAAGATCAGCAGAGGCTTGAGAATGTGGAGCTGGCTGAG GATTACCTCAAGAGGTTTTACAGTCTGAATCTGGGAGACCACAGACCTCCAATAAGAAGTGTGAGGTCTGCATCCACTATGGAGGCGAAGATCCGAGAAATGCAAAACTTCTTTGGTCTgaaggaaacaggaaatatggatACTCACACCCTGAATGTGATGAAGGAAGCAAGGTGTGGAGTTCCAGATGTGGACAACTTCGGCTTTTACCCTAATAGGCCTAAATGGAAGAACCACATCATCACATACAC GATTGCCAGATACACTCCAGACATGAAGAAAGAGGATGTGGAAAAGTCTGTTCGTTCAGCCTTGAAGATGTGGAGCGATGCAACCCCGCTGAAGTTCATCAAAATCAACCATCGAAAAGCTGATattgtcttctctttttctcgCAGAA CTCATGGAGATTTCTTTCCCTTCGATGGACCTGGGGGCGTGTTGGCTCATGCCTTCATGCCAGGAATGGGGATGGGTGGAGATGTGCACTTTGATGAGGATGAAACATGGACGGCAGGGACTCAAG GTTACAACCTGTTGAGTGTTGCAGCTCATGAACTTGGCCACTCACTTGGTTTGACTCACTCGAGAGACCCCTCTGCTATCATGTACCCCAATTACAGACATCAGCGCAATGCCAAGTACTCTCTCTCTAACGATGATGTGATGGGGATCCAAACTCTGTATG GTAGGCCCAGCAAAAAGATGGAAACCCAGGTGGCTTCAAAAAAATGTGACCCAACGTTTCCCCAACATTTTGATGCAGTAACACTGATTGAAAATGAgatttgtttctttaaaaacag ACACATGTGGATGAGAACAACAAGGACAACTTATTGGAATCGTTTAACACAAGGCCACATAACCACTTATTTACCGAGCATCAGTTCTCAGATTGATGCCGCTTATGACATCCCAGCCAAAGGCGTGGCGTACATATTCACCG GTCATAAGTACTGGGTGGTTGAACAGCTTAAGATGAAAAGTCGCGCTGGCTCCATTTACGAGTACGGCTTCTCTTCCAGAGTCAGGCGGGTTGATGCTGCTGTGCATGTCAGCGAATACGGGAAAACAATGTTCTTCGTAGGAGAGTTTTATTACAG GTATGATGAGCACAATAGGAGAATGGACCCTGGCTTCCCCAGACTCATCCGGAACGATTGGTCTGGAATCCCCAGAAGAGTTGATGCTGCATTTAAGttacaag gTAGCATCTTTCTCCTCTCTGGAACAAAATCCTACCAGTATGACTTCAGACAAAAGCAAGTGGTGAATGTAATTCCAGGAAAGTCTTGGCTGGGATGCTGA